Sequence from the Xenorhabdus nematophila ATCC 19061 genome:
ACACAAAAAACGAAAGACTCCAACGCGAACCGGTATAGCCAAACTGCTGGGGAGCGTGCTCTAAAAAATAATAGAAGAGCGGCAGATAACGAGCTAAATGCCACTGAATATGACGCCCAGCGGGTAAGCTCTGCAAGCCTGCCCATCGGTGTTCTCTAAACTTTTTCAGCCAACGCCAAACGGAAGATTCGGCGCAACAAAGTATCCCAGCGACCTGAGGAACAGAGCGTGTTTTATCCAATAAGAGTATCCCCATGATCCGGCGTGCATAATTTTTATCAGTCGTCTTTTGAACAATTTTTTTCATCTGCCGCCGTTCATTCCGGGAAGTGGATGGTATGATAAGCATGACTCGATCCTTTTTTCTGTGATTTTGCGTTTTGGGAACAAAAATTTCGCAAATTTAGGATCGAGTTTCTTTGATACTCCTACCATTTTGACAAGCTATTTAGATAATTAGCTCATCAGTTTCCCTCAATAATCACACTAATACAAATAATGACAGGGGCATATGCCCCTTATTATTTTAAATAAAAACAAACCAATGGAGCCATATTTTTTTATGCTGTTCTATACCATCCCATTAACTTGATATACATATTTACTATAGATACAGGGCTACCAGAACCTGTATTTTCAGTATTCCCTGATACAGTGTGTGTATGTGCACCTATATAAATTGAATGAGTGTGTGAACCATCTGTACTGGTGTTAAATTTTCTATTATCCCAATCCGAACGACCTGAACCATAATTACTATTTGTGCCATCATAGTAACCATAGCGAGACGCATCTTGATCTCCCCATCCGCTATCATGAAAATGTTCACCTGCATAATTAGTTGTTTTGGAACCATAATCAAAGCTGCTAGTTGAACCTGAGAATGAATGATTATGAGCTGGTATTTGTGGAGTAGTTAGAGTAATTGAATCACTGCCTCCAGCTGTTAAAACATCTAAGCCATTAGCTGTAGCTAAACGAACTGTTTTATTTTCACCAATGTATTGCCATTGTGTTTTAGGGAATAGGACATTGGGATTTTTATTTTGGGCAAACCATACAACTATCCCTACGGGATATAACATATCTATAGATACAGCGTTAACCAAAGCATCAGTTACCGCTTTTTGGCTCATAACCTGCTCAGCCGAGCCTCCTGTAACTTGCACAATAGATGATTTAGGCAATGCATTTTGTGCTTGCTCCATTATTTCCACCAAACCGACGTTAAAAGAGAGTCGTCTCTTGTTACATTTTTAATATTGAAAAGGTTGATAGGTGCTAGCCAAGAAAATGGTGAATAAAGATTATGGTTTATTGGTTTTTGACCGTGTAGTTTCTTACTCGTTTCACTGGCTTTAGTCTTAACCTGTCACTAAACCTCGGTTTAGTGGGAACCGAATTACCGGTCGGTGTACCTATTCCGTGGCCGTTAGCGATCCCTCCGGCTGGATGGCTGAAATGTAACGGATCAACGTTTACTACGGAGCAATACCCTCAGTTGGCACAGGCCTATCCGTTGCTAAAATTACCGGATTTACGTGGGGAATTTATTCGTGGATGGGGTGACGACAAAGATGTTGATGTTGGGCGTGCGATACTGAGCTGGCAGGCTGATAATTTTCGCGCACATCAGCATGGAATAACAGCATTTGACGCCTGGGATGCATCGGTATTGACACGTAATGACCGATCTGGGGACGCATTACTGTCGACTGACAACGCAATTGGATATGGAGATACTCCAAATGGAGAAGTAAAGAGCGGCTTATATAAAACCGAATATAGTGGTGAAAATGAAACCCGCCCCCGTAATATTGCATTTAACTACATTGTGAGGGCAGTATAATGACTGCAATATTAAACAACGATCTGATTGCCACTGTCGCGGGTGATATTACTGTTTATAACTATCATAGCGAAACACGCGAATATTTTTCGTCCTCTGTGGAATTCGTGCCAGTAGGTGTCGGCATCCCTGCCCACTCGTGTATCGATGTACCGGGTGACCGCAAACAGGGTTATGCTATTTGCCGCTCACAGGATTTGTCAGCGTGGGAATATGTTACCGATCACCGTGGCGAAACGGTCTACAACATTGAAACAAGTGCCGCACAGGTGATTGCAGTGCTCGGTGATTATCCTCCAAACACAACTCCAGAGGCCCCAACGACATTATTTGACAAATGGAATGGTAAACGGTGGGTGACAGATGCTCAGGCACAACGCCAGCATGAACAGGAACAGGCGGAGTCTCAGAAAAAATATCTACTGAGAACGGCCACAGAGAAAATCGATATCTGTCAGGACGCTGTCGATTTTGATATAGCAACCGATGCCGAAAAATCCGCATTAACCGACTGGCGCAAATACCGGGTGCTGCTCAATCGGGTGGATTGCTCTACTGCCCCCGATATCCCATGGCCGGAACAGCCAAAATAACAACAGGGGCACAGATCATTATACCCCTAATACATTTGTAGGCTATCCCATAGGTTTTTGATTTATCATTGTTATCTAGATTGTGCTTAACTTTCTTATTTATTTAGAATAATAAGTAATTATATAAACCTATTGGGATAGATAGTTAATAACGTTTTACTTTATATTTAGAAAAATTAATAAAGCGAGTTAATGTTCTAATCTTTCTATCTTTATTTATTTGATGGATTTTTTCTATTAAACAAAACCATTTTTTCACCGTTGATTCACGATTATATTCCTCAAATCGTTTTTTACCATTTAAAATCATAGAGAGATATAAATCTGGTTTATTTATTAATTTATCTACTGACTCTATAAATTGCTCTGGTGTTTTAGCTATTAAATAATCTAATTCACTTAGCTTTATAATTCTCATAGATGGTTCATCATCGCAAATCAAGGGGCAACCAGCACTCCATGCATTAATAAGCTTACTAGCAGGCTTTCTTATAAGATCTACAGAATGATTTTTCCTAAAACTTATAGCAATATCTATGTCGCTATAATCATTCCAATTTTTATTTGATATTATAATATTAATTCCTCTAGAATTTAGCTCTTCTATTAAAGTTTTTTCTGAAAGAAAATCAGGCAATGCATCCTCATGACCAAAAAATCCAATAGTTTTTATTTCATTATTATTTTTTTCTCTTGGCTTGATGTTTGGTTGAGGCCAATGAGGTATAAATATTTTACCATCTTTTTCTTGCAATGGATTTTGTACAACAACATAGTCAGCTCCATAAACAGGTGGTCGATCGGCTTGGCATACAATAGTACTCCCCAACCATGGTTTTGTTTTAAAACTGAAATCATCATAATGTAATATATTTATCGCATTTGCATTGGCCTTACTCGTTAATGTGACATCTAAATAATTTCCATAATAGTATTTTAAATTAATAAGAGTTTGAAATACCCAGCAGGCTTTACCTTTACGATAAAGCCTATCTGGAATTAATTCTGGAGAAACTTTCTCATTAATTATTTTTTCAAAATCATAAGCATACTCAGATATGAAATTTTTATTTGAAACACCATTAACAATAATTTTACTCATCATTTATTACACATCTACATTAGATACATGTCATATTTCACGATAGTATACCTATTTACATTGCCAATGTATGCTTTTTAAAAAGCAGCCAAATCGATCAAATAAAAATTCGTATAAATTTTGTCCTTTATGATAGGCTGCTTTTCATGCTTCATAAGCATAGTGTTCTAAAATCACTATTAAGGTGATTATTGACTAGTTAAGCCCCTCTCACTATGTATAAAAATGCGATATTACGAGGCCGGGTTTCATTACCACCAGTAGCAGCAGTATTTCCATTAGTATTTGTAGCTCCCCATCCTCCTCTGCCACCTGATTCCCTTTCAAACGCTCCAGTAAATACACCAGAATGGGAATGACTTTGTATACTGTGTTCTTGAAAAGATAAGACTTTTCTCACAGAATCAATGTTACGTCCTGCATCTAGACCACGAATAAACTCTCCTCGCAGATCAGGTAAAACACCGGATGGATACGCCAATGCTAACTGTGGATAACGTGATTTATCAAAACGGTCACCATTACAAATTAAATAACCAGAAGGAGGTTTGTCCTGTGGCCATGGTAAAGGAACGCCAACAGGCACATTACCTAATGAGTCTTTATCATCTTCTGTTAATATTTTCTTTTTCCCTTGAAATTTTCCATCCTTATCAAAAGTATAAGTAGATAACCCAAATTTATCTCCGCTACTTCCATAATTAAAAGAAATCCCTCTAGCATGCTCAGGCCCTTCTGTAGAAGGATGAGCTACATGAATAGCTAAATCGCCAAGATTATCAATACCATTAGGTCTTAAAAACCCTGAACGACCTAAATGACGTGAGCTGGGATCATCATAAAGATTCGCAGCCTTAGCTAAAATATATCCCGATGTTTTCGCGTTCGTATTTAATGGAATAAAACGGTTATTAATTTCGGATTTTGTGT
This genomic interval carries:
- a CDS encoding glycosyltransferase, with product MMSKIIVNGVSNKNFISEYAYDFEKIINEKVSPELIPDRLYRKGKACWVFQTLINLKYYYGNYLDVTLTSKANANAINILHYDDFSFKTKPWLGSTIVCQADRPPVYGADYVVVQNPLQEKDGKIFIPHWPQPNIKPREKNNNEIKTIGFFGHEDALPDFLSEKTLIEELNSRGINIIISNKNWNDYSDIDIAISFRKNHSVDLIRKPASKLINAWSAGCPLICDDEPSMRIIKLSELDYLIAKTPEQFIESVDKLINKPDLYLSMILNGKKRFEEYNRESTVKKWFCLIEKIHQINKDRKIRTLTRFINFSKYKVKRY
- a CDS encoding phage baseplate protein → MEQAQNALPKSSIVQVTGGSAEQVMSQKAVTDALVNAVSIDMLYPVGIVVWFAQNKNPNVLFPKTQWQYIGENKTVRLATANGLDVLTAGGSDSITLTTPQIPAHNHSFSGSTSSFDYGSKTTNYAGEHFHDSGWGDQDASRYGYYDGTNSNYGSGRSDWDNRKFNTSTDGSHTHSIYIGAHTHTVSGNTENTGSGSPVSIVNMYIKLMGWYRTA
- a CDS encoding tail fiber assembly protein — encoded protein: MTAILNNDLIATVAGDITVYNYHSETREYFSSSVEFVPVGVGIPAHSCIDVPGDRKQGYAICRSQDLSAWEYVTDHRGETVYNIETSAAQVIAVLGDYPPNTTPEAPTTLFDKWNGKRWVTDAQAQRQHEQEQAESQKKYLLRTATEKIDICQDAVDFDIATDAEKSALTDWRKYRVLLNRVDCSTAPDIPWPEQPK
- a CDS encoding phage tail protein, which codes for MKNLGLVETKTKADNALPRSGGNVTGDITITTDTEIAWRRNTDMAAIGFKNTGDGDADSYMWFKTADNGNEYFKWQHSLSGGGISEWMSLKSDNLRVKGYPVYHEGNKPSAADVGAYTKSEINNRFIPLNTNAKTSGYILAKAANLYDDPSSRHLGRSGFLRPNGIDNLGDLAIHVAHPSTEGPEHARGISFNYGSSGDKFGLSTYTFDKDGKFQGKKKILTEDDKDSLGNVPVGVPLPWPQDKPPSGYLICNGDRFDKSRYPQLALAYPSGVLPDLRGEFIRGLDAGRNIDSVRKVLSFQEHSIQSHSHSGVFTGAFERESGGRGGWGATNTNGNTAATGGNETRPRNIAFLYIVRGA
- a CDS encoding phage tail protein, whose amino-acid sequence is MGTELPVGVPIPWPLAIPPAGWLKCNGSTFTTEQYPQLAQAYPLLKLPDLRGEFIRGWGDDKDVDVGRAILSWQADNFRAHQHGITAFDAWDASVLTRNDRSGDALLSTDNAIGYGDTPNGEVKSGLYKTEYSGENETRPRNIAFNYIVRAV